TGATCAGCTACTTCTTCGAGCCGATCATCAAAGCCTTTCAGGATGGCCTCCGGGAGCGCTGAAATGAATTCGCGACCGCCCCCCGCCGACCAGCAGATAGGCTATTTCGAAGCGCTGGGCATGCTGACGGAACTTGCACTGCACTCGGCGCTGCACCGCAATTGGTTCGTCGCCGACATCGGTATCAATCTCGTGCCGGCCCTGCGGACGGGACAGTGCAAGATCTATTTCGATGAACATCGCATGCCGACATCGTTCGCGACCTGGGCACTGGTCCACGACGATGACCATAAGGCACTGAGGAACCATGGCAGGACACCGCCGCCTGACCGCTGGGCGTCCGGCGCCCATCTCTGGTTCATCGACGTCGTCGCGCCATTCGGCAATGTTCGCGAAATCGTTCGAGACCTCCAGCGGCGCCACTTCCCCCATCTGCCGGTTGCCCATGCCGTGCGCCGCAATGTCGATGGCAGCATGCGCAGAATTCAAACTTGGCATAACGCCATGGCAAGGCATGACCAGGCAGACGGAGGACTCCGACCCCCAGCCGGCCAACAGGCGGGGATGCCCGGGCGTTCGGGAACTCTGAGACGGCAGGATCGTTAAGACAGGCGCCGCTCGCGGGCGCACGCTGCGGCGCCACGTTTCAGGAAGATCGGCTGCGCCGGCCGGCAGTTTAGCCTTGCGGTGACTTCGCAGGAAGTCGCACCGGAGACTCTCGGAGGATAACGATGATTGGCTCGTTCGAAGAAAAGCTCGGCATTCGCATTGCATTCGGCGGTGAGCGCGGCGGTGGGGGTTCCGGCTACAATTCCACGGGAGGCACCTTGGGCTCGATCCTCGGCGGCACCCTGGGCTCGCGCGTCGCAGGGCCCATCGGGGGTGCGATCGGCTCGGCCGGTGGCCGCGTCGTCGGGGGCTATGGTGAAGCCGCGGTGAACGCGGGCGTCCAGGCGGGTATCGACAGTGCCGTAAGCCGCGCCAACCAGGCGCGTGGAGAGGCCGCCGCCGGCCGCGCAGGACTGGGCGGCTGGGGCGGCCGACGCTAACCCTGGCGCGAACCTGCCTTCCGGCAAGGAGGGCAGGTTCGATGCCGGTCATGGTCCGGCACAAAGGGCTGTGCGCCGGCGCATTCGTTCCGGACCTATGCCGCCACCGGCGCGGCGACCGCCTTCAGCAGGTCGCGCGCCAGCTTCGGGTCCAGCCGGATCTGCAAGCCACGCTGGCCGCCATTGAGATAGACGGCGGTCTCCTCCAGCGCCGCCGCATCGATGACGACGGGCACGGTGCGCTTCTGGCCGAAGGGACTGATGCCGCCGACATGATAGCCGGTGAGCCGCTCCGCATCGGCGGGTTTCATCATGCTGGCTGCCTTGCCGCCGACGGCCGCCGCCAGCTTCTTCATGGCAACCTCGCGATCGGACGCCACCACCACGCAGACCGGCTTGCCGTCGACCTCGGCCATCAGCGTCTTCAGGACACGGCACGGATCCTCGCCCAGGGCGTCCGCCGCCTGTAGACCGATCCGGTCGGCACCGGGGTCATAGTCGTAGGCATGGACGGTGAAGGCGGCTCCGGCCTTGGTCAGCGCCTGGGTGGCGCGCGTGGTCTTGGACATGGAAGGCATCGATCGGTCGAAACGGGCGGCGAACCTAGCCGGAATTGGCGGCTCTCGCCATGGCCGGCACGGCAGGCCGCGCAGACCGGACGCGGCATCGTGCCCCGGGGCCGGCCGTCGGTGCGGTCGATGAAAAAAATCGCTCCGGCCGCGAACCGCTTGTTCCGTCGCCAGCCTCTCTGACGTGCAGGGCCGCGGAGACGGCCGCACCGGAGACGACGATCATGGGTTTCTATCGCAAGAATATCGGCAGCCTGCAGCAGGCGAGCCGCGTCGCCTTCGGGCTCGGCGCCGCCGCGGCGTCCTATATGCTCATCGCCTCGCCCTACGGCCTGGTCGGCGCTGCCGCCGGCATCGTGTTCGCCTTGACCGGCATCGTCGGCTATTGCCCGTTCTGCGCGCTCGCCGGTCTGAGCCGCGACGGTGGGCAGGGACGATGACGGCGAGAGGGCTCGATGAACCCTTGTTCGAAGCGGCGCGGCTCGGAGACCGCGCCGCCATCGCCGTTCTGCTGACCGAAACCCAGCCCGATATCCGCCGCTACGCCCGCCGCGCCTGCCGCGGCGCCGCCGATGCCGAGGACGCGGCCCAGGAAGCCCTCTGGCTGCTCGCCCGCAAGGTAGGGACCATCCGCTCCCTCAGTGCGGTGTCGCGCTGGCTGTTCGTCGTCGTGCGGCGCGAGTGCCTGCGCCTTGCCCGCCGTGCGGGGCTCGTGGCGCAGGAGCCCGAAGTCGAGGCCGCGTTCGAACGCGATTTCGCAAGCCGTCCGGACCCCGAGATCCGCCTCGACATCGCCGCCGCCATCGCGGCCCTGCCGGAACACTATCGGGCCGTGGCGCTGATGCGCGACATCAATGAAATGACCATCGACGAAATCGCCGCGGCGCTCGCCACCACGCGCGAGACGGTGAAGGCGCGCCTGCATCGCGCGAGAACATTCATTCGCGAATATCTGCTCAAATGAGTATGGCATTCCTCATCTGACGCGGATGACGACCGTCTCATTCCCTGTGCGTCATGCCGGATTTGTCGGTCCGGGGGGCTTACCAGCCTTGCCCGATCGTGGCAGCCTGTACGCCAGGGGAGACAAAAGAATGAGCAGCATTTCCGATCTCGACGCCTTTGCCCTCGGCAAGGCGTTCCGGCGCAAACAGCTCTCACCGGTCGAAGCAACGACCGACGCGCTTGACAGGGCGGAAGCATCCCAATCGACGATCAATGCCTTCGTCACCATCGATCGGAAACGCACGCTCGACTGGGCGCGCGAAGCAGAGGCGCGCTGGCTGAAAGGGACGCCGCTCAGCCGCTTCGACGGCGTCACCGTCACGGTCAAGGACAATATGGCGGTAGCCGGCTGGCCGAGCCGCAAGGGTTCGAAGGTCGTCGCGGCCGACCCTGTCGGCTTCGATGCACCGGTCACGGCACGCTGCAAGGAAGCCGGCCTCGTCGTGCTCGGAACCACGACCATGCCGGAATTCGGCTGGATCGGCCTGTCCTCCTCGCCGCTGACCGGCCACACCCGCAATCCCTGGAACCAGGAGCGCACTGCCGGTGGCTCCACATCGGGCGGCGCTGCGGCCGCGGCACTCGGCATCGGCCGCTTCCACCTCGGCTCGGACGGTCTCGGCTCCATCCGCATTCCCGCCGCCTTCTGCGGCGTCGCCGGCATCAAGCCGAGCTTCGGCCGCGTTCCTGCCTATCCGATCTCGGTGATGAGCGAGCTCGCCCATCTCGGCCCGATCGCCCGGACGGTCGGCGAAGTCGCAGGTCTCCTGTCCATCCTCTCCGGTCCCGATCCGCGCGACCCGATGGCCTGGAACACGCCGGCGCCCGACTTCACGGTCGGCCTGGAGGACGGCGTCAGGGGCCTCAGGATCGCCTATTCGCCGCGGCTCGGCTTTGCACGCAAGATCGACCCGACCATCGAAAAGGTGGTGGCCGAAGCCGCGCGGGTGTTCGAGGACCTCGGCGCGACGGTGGACGAGGTCGATCCGCCGATCGAGGATCCGGCGCCGATCGCCTGGGACATCTGGAACGCGGGCGCCGCGCTCGCCGTCTCGCCGTTCGGCGAAGCCGAACGGAAGCACATGGATCCCGGCCTGCTCGACTGCGCTCGGGCCGGCGATGCGTTCCCGGCTTCTGCGCTCATCGACGCCCTGCTTTATCGGCGCACCAGGACCGTCATCGCCATGGCCAAGTTCCACGAGGCCTACGACCTGCTCCTGACGCCCACCATGCCGACCGGCGCCATCCCGCTCGGCGCCGACCTGCCGCCACCCGGCTTTGCCGGGCAGAGCGAATGGGGGCCGCTATGGACCGACTGGTGCCCGTTCACGCCGCCCTTCAACGTCACGCAGCAGCCGGCGGCAACCGTACCCTGCGGCTTCGACGCCGACGGCCTGCCTGTCGGGCTGCACATCGTCGGGGCCAAGCGCAATGACGCGCTCGTCCTCAAAGCCATGCGCGCCTTCGAAACGGCCCGCCCCTTCGCCCGGGTCTGATTGTCGTATCAGCGGTCTGCCTAAGGGCTGTGCGTGCATCAAAATTACGCGCACCAGCCCTCCGGATCGGGATTGACTGGCTCCAGCAAGCATCGTCTGATCCCTTCCGCTGACCGGTGGCCGAGCCTGCCCACCCGCATTCTCCGAGGAGTTTTGCCATGTCGTCCATGAAAATATCTCGCCGCACCGTCATGGCCGGCGCCGCCGCCACCGCAACGGCAGGCAGTCTTGCCACACCCTCCACGGTCAGCGCCCAGCAGGCACAGGACACGCTGCGCTGCGTGATGCACTCCGATCTCAAGATCGTCGACCCGATCTGGACCACCGCCTACATCACCCGCAACCACGGCTACATGATCTACGACACGCTGCTGGCCATGGACGCCAAGGGCGAGATCCAGCCGCAGATGCTGCAGGGCTATACCGTCAGCGACGACAAGCTCACCTACGACTTCACCCTGCGCGACGGCCTCCTGTGGCACGACAACCAGCCGGTCACGGCGGAGGACTGCGTCGCCTCGATCAAGCGTTGGGGTGCCAAGGACGCGCTCGGCCAGACCGTGCTGACCTTCGTCGCGAGCATGACCGCGAACGGCCCGAAGACCTTCCAGATCAAGCTGAAGGAGCCGACCGGGCTGCTGATCTTCGCGCTCGGCAAACCCTCCTCCAACGTCCCCTTCATGATGCCAAAGCGGGTCGCTGAGACCGATCCCAACACGCAGATCTCGGACTTCACCGGTTCCGGTCCGTTCCGCATGGTGCGCGAGGAATGGCGGCCGGGCGACAAGACGGTCTATGTCAAGTTCGACGGCTACAAACCGCGATCCGAGCCGCCGTCAGGCCTCGCCGGCGGCAAGGTCGCCAAGGTCAACCGCGTGGAATGGCGTGCGATCGCCGACCAGCAGCAGGCGGTCAACGCCCTGCTCGCCGGCGAGATCGACCTGATCGAAGCGCCGAACCACGACCTGCTGCCGCTGCTCAAGGCCGACCGCTCGATCAAGATCGTCGACTGGAACCCGCTCGGCAACCAGTACACGATGCGCTTCAACCACGCGGTCAAGCCCTTCGACAATCCGAAGATCCGCCAAGCCGTGCTCTATGCGCTGAACCAGGAAGACTTCCTGAAGGCGACGATCGGCGATCCGGAATACTACAAGGTCTGCAAGGCCATGTTCGTCTGCGGCACGCCGCTGGCGACCGATGCGGGCTGGGAAGACAAGCTCGAATCCAATTTCGCCAAGTCGCGCCAGCTGCTGCAGGAGGCCGGCTACAACCGCGAGCCGATCGTGCTCCTGCATTCGACCGATCTGCAGGTGCTGACCAACCTCGCTCCGGTCGCCAAGGGACTGCTCGAGCGCGGCGGCTTCGTCGTCGACATGCAGTCGATGGACTGGCAGACCGTCGTCGCCCGGCGCGTCAAGAAGGATCCGCCGGCCCAGGGCGGCTGGAACGCCATGCTGACCTCGTGGGTGTCGGCCGACATCCTCAATCCGGTCATGGCCGGCTTCTTCAACGCCTCCGGCGACAAGGCCGCCTTCGGCTGGCCGAACGATCCGGAAATGGAGGCGCTGCGCCAGCGCTTCGCCCGGGCCGGCACGCTCGCCGAACAGAAGAGCATCGCCGAGGCGGTCCAGCGCCGCTGCGCCGAGTTCCCGACCCACGTCCATCTCGGCCAGTGGTATCTGCCGGGCGCGACGCGTCCGAACGTCTCCGGCTGGATCCCGGCGCCCGCGCCGATCATGTGGAACATCGAGAAGGGCCGCGGCGCCTGACCCTGCGTGCAGACGGCGGCCGGCCATGCCGGCTGCCGTTTCTTTTTGCTCGCCGCTCGTTCTTTTTCAGCGTCTGATCGGTATTACATGGTTTCATATATTCTCCGGCGCCTCGCCTCGACCATACCCGTGCTGCTCACCGTCGCGGTGATGGTCTTTCTGATGCTGCGGCTCACCCCCGGCGACCCCGCAGCCGTCATCGCCGGCGACAATGCGACGGCCCAGCAGATCGACGAGATCAGGACGAAGCTTGGCCTCAACCAGCCGATCGTGTCGCAGTTCTTCATCTGGATCGCCAATATGCTGCGCGGCGATCTCGGCGAGAGCTTCTTCTTCCGCAAGACGGTCTGGGAGCTGATCGCCGATCGCGTCGAACCGACGCTGTCGATCGCAGCCCTGACCATCATCATCGCCGTGGTCATCGCCATCCCGCTCGGCGTCGTCGCGGCCTACAAGCAGGGCACCTGGATCGACCGGATCGTGATGGGCTTCTCGGTGATCGGCTTTTCGGTGCCGGTCTTCGTGATCGGCTACCTGCTCGTCTATATCTTCGCCATCAAGCTCAGCTGGTTCCCGGTCCAGGGCTACCAGCGCCTGGCCAGCGGCGTCTGGCCCTGGTTCATGAGCCTCGTCCTGCCGGCCTTCACGCTTTCGGTCATCTATATCGCGCTGATCGCGCGCATGACCCGCACGAGCGTCCTGGAAGTGCTGTCGGAAGACTATATCCGCACGGCCCGCGCCAAGGGGCAGACCGAGCTGCGCGTGCTGTTCCACCATGCGCTGAAGAACGCCGCCGTTCCGATCGCAACCGTCGTCGGCATCGGCATCGCCCTGCTGATCGGCGGCGTCGTGGTCACGGAGAGCGTCTATTCGATTCCCGGCCTCGGCCGACTGACGGTGGATGCCGTGCTCGCCCGCGACTTTCCGGTGATCCAGGCGATCATCCTGCTGTTCTCGCTCGTCTATGTGTTGATCAACCTGCTCGTGGACCTCTCCTATACGATCTTCGACCCGAGGATCCGCTATTGACCGCCCCCGCCACCACCACGCCGCTCGCCGCAGCCGACGCCCCGGCCCCCGCCAAGCCGAACGTCTGGCGCAAGCTGAAGCGCAATCCCGCCGTCATCGCCGGTGCCGCGATCGTTCTCGTCATGGTGCTGATCGGCCTGCTCGCGCCGCTGATCGCCACCAGCGATCCCTCGGCGATCAACCCCGGCGCCCGCAACCGCGTGCCGATGGCCGAGAGCTCCTACCGGCTCGACGACGGCACCCGCAAGACGATCACCCATTACATGGGCACCGACACGCTCGGCCGCGACGTGTTCTCGCGTGTCGTCTACGGCGCCCGCGTGTCGCTGTTCATCGGCGTGACCGTCGCGCTCCTGTCGGTTGTGGCCGGGCTCATCATCGGCATGCTCGCCGGCTATTTCCGCTGGCTGGACGGCGTCATCATGCGGCTGATGGACGGGCTCATGGCGATCCCCGCCATCTTGCTCGCCATCGCGCTCGTGTCGCTGTCACGTGCCGGCATCCTGACCGTCATCGTCGCCATCGTGGTGCCCGAAGTGCCGCGGGTCGTGCGCCTCGTGCGCTCGGTCGTGCTGTCGGTGCGCGAGGAGCCCTATGTCGAGGCCGCCGTGACGGTCGGCACGCCGACCCTGGCGCTGCTCATCCGCCACATCCTGCCCAACACGATCGCGCCGCTGATCGTGCAGGGCACGTTCATCTGCGCATCGGCGATCCTGGTCGAGGCCATCCTCTCCTTCCTCGGCATCGGCATTCCTCCCGACGTTCCGACCTGGGGCAACATCATGGCCGAGGGCCGGCAGCTGTTCCGCCTGTTCCCCCACAACATCCTCTATCCCGGCATCTTCCTCGCCCTCACCGTTCTCGCGGTGAACATGCTGGGTGATGGCCTGCGCGATACGCTCGACCCGAAAATGGAGAAACGCGGATGAGCGCACCCGTTCTCGACATCAGGAATCTCGCCGTCCGCCTGCCGAAGGGCGGGGATCGCGCCAATGCCGTCGACGGCGTGTCGTTCTCGGTCAATCCGGGCGAGATCGTCTGCGTGGTCGGCGAATCCGGCTCCGGCAAGTCGGTCACCGCCCATTCCGTCATGGGCCTCCTGCCGAAGGGCCAGCTGACGCCGGTCGGCGGCGAGATCCTGCTCGAAGGCGAGGACATGCTGAAGGCGAGCGGCAGCCGCCTCAGGGCGCTGCGCGGCACGCGCATGTCGATGATCTTCCAGGAACCGATGACCGCGCTCAACCCGGTCATCACCTGCGGCGAGCAGATCGACGAGGTCCTGGAGATCCATACCGGCCTTTCCTTCGCCGAACGCAAGGAGAAGGTGCTGGCGGTGATGGACGCAGTGCGCCTGCCCGATCCGGCGAAGCTCTACGATGCCTTCCCGCATCAGCTCTCCGGCGGCCAGCGCCAGCGCATCATGATCGCCCAGGCGCTGGTGCTCGACCCTGCCCTGCTGATCGCCGACGAACCGACCACCGCGCTCGACGTGACGACGCAGGCGCAGATCCTGAAGCTGGTCGCCGACATGCAGCAGCGCCGTGGCACCGGCGTGCTGTTCATCACTCACGATTTCGGCGTCGTCGCCGAGATCGCCCACCGGGTGGTGGTCATGCAGAAGGGCAGCGTGGTCGAGACCGGCACGGCGGAAGAGGTGCTGAAGCGGCCACAGCATCCCTATACCCAGATGCTGATCAATGCCGTGCCGACCCTGACCCCTCCCGAGCGCGAGGAGAAGACCGGGCCGGTCATGCTGGAGACGGTCAATCTCTGCAAGGTCTATGGCGGCGGCGGTTTCTTCAAGAAGGGGCGCGAAGTGCGCGCGGCCTCCGAAGTGAACATCCAGGTGCGCAGCGGCGAGACGCTCGGCATCGTCGGCGAATCCGGTTCCGGCAAGTCGACTGTCGCCCGCTGCATCGCCCGGCTGATCGAGCCGAGCTCGGGCGCCATCCGGGTCGGCGACCTCGACGTCGCGGTCCTGCCCGAACGCCAGCTGCGCCAGCACCGGCGCATCTGTCAGATCGTCTTCCAGGATCCCTACCGCTCGCTCAATCCGCGCCGCTCGGTCGGTGCCTCGATCATCGAGGGGCCGTGCAATTTCGGCATGGCCGAAAGCGAGGCGACCAGCCGGGCGCGCGATCTGATGAAGCTCGTCGGCCTGTCGCCGGATGCGCTCGACCGCTATCCGCACCAGTTCTCCGGCGGCCAGCGCCAGCGCATCTGCATCGCGCGGGCGCTCGCCATGGAACCGGAAGTGCTGATCGCGGACGAGGCGGTCTCGGCGCTCGACGTGTCGGTACAGGCCCAGGTGCTGGACCTGCTCGACGACGTGCGGAAGAAGTTCGACCTGGCCGTCCTGTTCATCACCCATGACCTCAGGGTCGCGGCGCAGATCTGCGACCGCATCGCCGTCATGAAGAGCGGCGTGGTGGTCGAGCACGGCAGGACCGTCGACATCTTCGCGTCGCCCCAGCACAGCTATACAAAGGCACTGTTCGAGGCGGCGCCCGGCCGTCATTTCGAGTTCGCTCGGGTCGCCGCCTGACCTGGTGCCGGTGGAGGCATGGCGGCGGCGGCAAGCGCCGGCGCCGATGCCTCCCCGCAAACAGGAGAGGACCATGGCGCCAATCGACAGCACAACGCTCGCCCGGCGCATCGCGCAGGGCCGTGGCGACGAGCCGGCCGACCTCGTCATCCGCGATATCAGGCTCTACGACCTCGTCACCGGCGCGCTGGTGGCAACCGACATCGCCCTATCCGGCGATACCATCGTCGGTACCTATGGCACCTACCGCGGCGCGCGCGTGATCGAGGGACGCGGCCGCATCGCCGTGCCCGGCTTCATCGACACCCACCTGCATGTCGAATCCTCGCTCGTGCCCCCGCTCGAATTCGATCGCTGCGTCGCACGG
This portion of the bacterium YEK0313 genome encodes:
- the gsiD_1 gene encoding Glutathione transport system permease protein GsiD, with protein sequence MTAPATTTPLAAADAPAPAKPNVWRKLKRNPAVIAGAAIVLVMVLIGLLAPLIATSDPSAINPGARNRVPMAESSYRLDDGTRKTITHYMGTDTLGRDVFSRVVYGARVSLFIGVTVALLSVVAGLIIGMLAGYFRWLDGVIMRLMDGLMAIPAILLAIALVSLSRAGILTVIVAIVVPEVPRVVRLVRSVVLSVREEPYVEAAVTVGTPTLALLIRHILPNTIAPLIVQGTFICASAILVEAILSFLGIGIPPDVPTWGNIMAEGRQLFRLFPHNILYPGIFLALTVLAVNMLGDGLRDTLDPKMEKRG
- the aam_1 gene encoding Acylamidase → MSSISDLDAFALGKAFRRKQLSPVEATTDALDRAEASQSTINAFVTIDRKRTLDWAREAEARWLKGTPLSRFDGVTVTVKDNMAVAGWPSRKGSKVVAADPVGFDAPVTARCKEAGLVVLGTTTMPEFGWIGLSSSPLTGHTRNPWNQERTAGGSTSGGAAAAALGIGRFHLGSDGLGSIRIPAAFCGVAGIKPSFGRVPAYPISVMSELAHLGPIARTVGEVAGLLSILSGPDPRDPMAWNTPAPDFTVGLEDGVRGLRIAYSPRLGFARKIDPTIEKVVAEAARVFEDLGATVDEVDPPIEDPAPIAWDIWNAGAALAVSPFGEAERKHMDPGLLDCARAGDAFPASALIDALLYRRTRTVIAMAKFHEAYDLLLTPTMPTGAIPLGADLPPPGFAGQSEWGPLWTDWCPFTPPFNVTQQPAATVPCGFDADGLPVGLHIVGAKRNDALVLKAMRAFETARPFARV
- the sigE gene encoding ECF RNA polymerase sigma factor SigE, with the protein product MTARGLDEPLFEAARLGDRAAIAVLLTETQPDIRRYARRACRGAADAEDAAQEALWLLARKVGTIRSLSAVSRWLFVVVRRECLRLARRAGLVAQEPEVEAAFERDFASRPDPEIRLDIAAAIAALPEHYRAVALMRDINEMTIDEIAAALATTRETVKARLHRARTFIREYLLK
- the gsiC_1 gene encoding Glutathione transport system permease protein GsiC; the encoded protein is MVSYILRRLASTIPVLLTVAVMVFLMLRLTPGDPAAVIAGDNATAQQIDEIRTKLGLNQPIVSQFFIWIANMLRGDLGESFFFRKTVWELIADRVEPTLSIAALTIIIAVVIAIPLGVVAAYKQGTWIDRIVMGFSVIGFSVPVFVIGYLLVYIFAIKLSWFPVQGYQRLASGVWPWFMSLVLPAFTLSVIYIALIARMTRTSVLEVLSEDYIRTARAKGQTELRVLFHHALKNAAVPIATVVGIGIALLIGGVVVTESVYSIPGLGRLTVDAVLARDFPVIQAIILLFSLVYVLINLLVDLSYTIFDPRIRY
- the ybaK gene encoding Cys-tRNA(Pro)/Cys-tRNA(Cys) deacylase YbaK yields the protein MSKTTRATQALTKAGAAFTVHAYDYDPGADRIGLQAADALGEDPCRVLKTLMAEVDGKPVCVVVASDREVAMKKLAAAVGGKAASMMKPADAERLTGYHVGGISPFGQKRTVPVVIDAAALEETAVYLNGGQRGLQIRLDPKLARDLLKAVAAPVAA
- the hlyC gene encoding Hemolysin-activating lysine-acyltransferase HlyC — translated: MNSRPPPADQQIGYFEALGMLTELALHSALHRNWFVADIGINLVPALRTGQCKIYFDEHRMPTSFATWALVHDDDHKALRNHGRTPPPDRWASGAHLWFIDVVAPFGNVREIVRDLQRRHFPHLPVAHAVRRNVDGSMRRIQTWHNAMARHDQADGGLRPPAGQQAGMPGRSGTLRRQDR
- the gsiA_1 gene encoding Glutathione import ATP-binding protein GsiA, whose product is MSAPVLDIRNLAVRLPKGGDRANAVDGVSFSVNPGEIVCVVGESGSGKSVTAHSVMGLLPKGQLTPVGGEILLEGEDMLKASGSRLRALRGTRMSMIFQEPMTALNPVITCGEQIDEVLEIHTGLSFAERKEKVLAVMDAVRLPDPAKLYDAFPHQLSGGQRQRIMIAQALVLDPALLIADEPTTALDVTTQAQILKLVADMQQRRGTGVLFITHDFGVVAEIAHRVVVMQKGSVVETGTAEEVLKRPQHPYTQMLINAVPTLTPPEREEKTGPVMLETVNLCKVYGGGGFFKKGREVRAASEVNIQVRSGETLGIVGESGSGKSTVARCIARLIEPSSGAIRVGDLDVAVLPERQLRQHRRICQIVFQDPYRSLNPRRSVGASIIEGPCNFGMAESEATSRARDLMKLVGLSPDALDRYPHQFSGGQRQRICIARALAMEPEVLIADEAVSALDVSVQAQVLDLLDDVRKKFDLAVLFITHDLRVAAQICDRIAVMKSGVVVEHGRTVDIFASPQHSYTKALFEAAPGRHFEFARVAA
- the dppE_1 gene encoding Dipeptide-binding protein DppE precursor: MSSMKISRRTVMAGAAATATAGSLATPSTVSAQQAQDTLRCVMHSDLKIVDPIWTTAYITRNHGYMIYDTLLAMDAKGEIQPQMLQGYTVSDDKLTYDFTLRDGLLWHDNQPVTAEDCVASIKRWGAKDALGQTVLTFVASMTANGPKTFQIKLKEPTGLLIFALGKPSSNVPFMMPKRVAETDPNTQISDFTGSGPFRMVREEWRPGDKTVYVKFDGYKPRSEPPSGLAGGKVAKVNRVEWRAIADQQQAVNALLAGEIDLIEAPNHDLLPLLKADRSIKIVDWNPLGNQYTMRFNHAVKPFDNPKIRQAVLYALNQEDFLKATIGDPEYYKVCKAMFVCGTPLATDAGWEDKLESNFAKSRQLLQEAGYNREPIVLLHSTDLQVLTNLAPVAKGLLERGGFVVDMQSMDWQTVVARRVKKDPPAQGGWNAMLTSWVSADILNPVMAGFFNASGDKAAFGWPNDPEMEALRQRFARAGTLAEQKSIAEAVQRRCAEFPTHVHLGQWYLPGATRPNVSGWIPAPAPIMWNIEKGRGA